The genomic region GGTGGCAGCGGTGGTAATGCCGTTAACCGCATGATCTCCAGCGATATTTCTGGGGTAGAGTTTTGGGCCATCAATACGGATGCTCAGGCGCTAACGAATTCCCAAGCACCGAAGCGTTTGCAGCTGGGTCAGAAGCTGACCCGCGGTTTGGGTGCTGGTGGTAATCCATCGATCGGTCAAAAAGCCGCCGAGGAATCCCGTGAGGAGATTGCGGCATCGCTAGAGCATACAGATTTGGTCTTCATTACCGCTGGCATGGGCGGTGGTACGGGTACGGGAGCCGCACCGGTTGTGGCGGAAGTAGCCAAAGAAATGGGCGCGTTGACTGTTGGTATCATTACTAAACCCTTTACCTTTGAAGGCCGCCGCCGTCAGATGCAGGCGGAGGAAGGCTTGGAGGCGCTCCGCAGCCGCGTTGACACGCTGATTATTATTCCGAACGACAAATTGCTGAGTGTGGCCTCGGAGCAGACCACGATGCAGGATGCGTTCAAGATTGCCGATGATGTTCTGCGTCAGGGTGTGCAGGGAATTTCCGATATCATCACGATTCCGGGCTTGGTTAACGTTGACTTCGCCGATGTCCGAGCGGTAATGGCAGATGCCGGTTCGGCACTGATGGGAATTGGCATTGGTTCTGGCAAGTCCCGCGCCCGCGAAGCGGCTACAGCGGCGATTTCTTCCCCGCTGCTAGAGGCATCGATCGATGGTGCTCGCGGTGTGGTCTTC from Romeriopsis navalis LEGE 11480 harbors:
- the ftsZ gene encoding cell division protein FtsZ, which encodes MTFSNASDPSSPQAGAEQRPEFSTERQHLSVVESSETFNGPANDDATADPGADAGYATTPGEYEMSGEILPSSVARIKVIGVGGSGGNAVNRMISSDISGVEFWAINTDAQALTNSQAPKRLQLGQKLTRGLGAGGNPSIGQKAAEESREEIAASLEHTDLVFITAGMGGGTGTGAAPVVAEVAKEMGALTVGIITKPFTFEGRRRQMQAEEGLEALRSRVDTLIIIPNDKLLSVASEQTTMQDAFKIADDVLRQGVQGISDIITIPGLVNVDFADVRAVMADAGSALMGIGIGSGKSRAREAATAAISSPLLEASIDGARGVVFNITGGTDLTLHEVNSAAEIIYEVVDPNANIIFGAVVDERLQGEMRITVIATGFTSETAATGRREKRARPAAKGSGDVPPPLFEPKSSPASTPAAPRDLPNTGLDIPDFLQRRRQNR